The Prevotella sp. E2-28 genome includes the window GGCAACATTGATGGCAGAGTGGACAACCGAAAATGAGTTTGACCGTTCAAGTACCGTCCAAGTACCGTCTAACTATCGTCCAAGTTCCGTTCAAGTAGAAAAGTTGGTTCAATTAATGCATGACGAGTATTTAAATGTCAGCAAAATGATGGAGCTATGTGGTATTAAACATAGAATGACTTTCCGTGATAATTATATAAATCCAGCACTTAGTGATGGGTCTATAGAAAGAAAATATCCTGACCAGCCTAATCACCCCAAACAGATGTACCATCTTACAGAACAGGCTAAGGTATGGAAGTTGAATAATATTAATGCAATATGAGTAAGATTGACAACGGAATAAAGGAAGGAACTCCACGTTTCAAGAAAGGCGATGTCTTTGTTGGAATGGCTCCACATCCTCTTGTGTTCATGGAGGTAAACGAGGTGGAAGGGAACGCAGGAAATAAAGATTTCTGTATTGTAACGTGGTATTCGCTTGACGAAAAAGGTCTCAATGCTCAGTGTCGATTCCCTATGGTTGCAGTTGATGGTGAGTTCTGTAACTTCAAGCCAATCTCTCGAAACCTTCTCAAAGAGGCTAAAAGCTTGATGCACCAATACGATGCAGAAGTCCGACAACTGACGGATAAGAAAAAAGCGAAATCATTGTGCAAGGAATATAATCGCAAGTTGATAGAGCTACTTCCTGATGCAGAAGAAAGGCTTGCGCTTGCACGGCAAGTAGAAAAGGAGATTGTCACAAACAAATGGCTCGGCTGTGAAGAAGATAATTACTGGGTAGAAGATTCTGAACAAGGTAGCAAGTACATTACTCTTGTCAGTGTAGCCTCGGAGTCATACGATGATAAGAATGATAAAACCATTACCGAGCAATCCATCTATCTGCGTGATAACTGTCCATACGGTTGGGGTACACTTGTTAAAAGTGGTGCTAAGTATATGGTGATAGAAAAGCCAAAGAAGTAGAATCAAATAAACAGGGCGAATGCCTAAATAACAATATGGAAGTACAAATTAAAGAAAACAAGATATATGCTCCTCTTAAAGATAAATGGCTAGTCGTAAAGCCAGAAGAGGAAGTGCGCCAAAGGTACATATGTCGATTGGTGGATAGTTATGGCTATGACTTAAAGCAAATGGATCAGGAGTTGAAAGTAACGAACTCTCAACGAGGCCAAGGTGCTGCACGTGCAGATATTGTTATTTGGAAATCGGCTAAAGATAAAACAGACAGTAAAAGTGCCTTTATAGTGGTTGAATGTAAAGCGGAAAGCGTTACTATCCGAAAGGAAGATTATTATCAAGGCTATAACTATGCTGCATGGGCTGGTGCGGATTTCTTTGTTACGACCAACCTCAAGGAAACTCGTGTCTTCAAAGTTGCAAAAGGAGAACTGCCTAAGAAACTTGAAGAGATAGTTGACATTCCTACCGCAGAAATAGCAACAGATGAAAAGAAGGTGAAGGAATTGTTAAACCAGACGAAAGCATTTACCAGAGACGAATTCTCTCGCCTACTTTACAAGTGCCATAATATCATTCGAAATAACGACAAACTATCTCCAGAGGCAGCTTTTGACGAAATTAGTAAAATTCTCTTTATTAAGATTCGCTATGAGCGGGACAATACTGGCACTCAAATTTTTTCAAAGGATGCGTTCGTAAAGCTTAAAGATGCTTATAACAGCATGAAGTCAAAAGATGCTCCAGAGTTTTATCAATTCTTATTTGAGAAGACTAAGGAAGATTTTTCTAAAGACAACCTGTTTGATCCAAATGAAACGATCCGAATTCGAGAGACAAGTTTCGAAAAGATTGTTGAGGAGCTTCAGGTCTATAATCTCTCTACTACATCTGATGATGTCAAGGGTATTGCATTTGAGAAATTCTTGGGACGTACATTCCGTGGAGAATTAGGCCAATTTTTTACGCCACGAACCATTGTTGAGTTTATGGTGTCAGTCCTTGATCCTCAGGAGGGTGAATATATTTGTGACCCATGCTGTGGCAGTGGAGGCTTCTTGATTCGAGCTTTTGAGTATGTACGTGAGCAGATTGAATCCGAATTAGAACAACGTAAAGAAGAGGTAAAAAAGCAACTCATTCCTGAAAATTATGATGATCTGAAACCCAAAGAGCAAGAAGCTATTGATGCCAAAGTATCTGATGCCTTCGCTAAAATGAACTTCGAGGTTGATGTCAATAATGCGAAAGGTAGATTACGTAGTTTGTCTTTTGATTGCATTTATGGTACTGATGCTAATCCGCGTATGGCACGTACAGCTAAGATGAATATGATTATGCATGGTGATGGTCATGGTGGAGTGCACCATCATGATGGTCTTTTAAATGTCAATGGTATTTGGGAAGGCCGTTTTGATGTTATCCTTACAAATCCTCCATTTGGAGCTCGTGTGGATAAAGACATTAAAATTTCAGAAGCTGATAAGTTCACTGACGAAGCTAAAATTAAAGCTTATGTCAAGCGATATGGCAAAGAATACCTTACTGCTCTTAGGCAGGTGAATGATCATATAGGCGAATCACTTCTTGACCAATTCGGAGTAGGTAAGATGAGTGGACTTACAGAGGTGTTGTTTATAGATCGGTGTTTGAATTTGCTAAAGCCTGGTGGGCGTTTAGGCATCGTTTTGCCTGAAGGTGTGTTGAACAATACCAATCTGCAGAATGTACGGGAATACTTTGAAAGTAGAGCAAAGATACTACTGATTGTTTCTATTCCACAAGATGTATTTATGGCTGCAGGTGCAACCGTCAAGCCAAGCCTCATGTTCTTCAAGCGTTTTACGGAAGAAGAACAGGCGCAATACAATGGTATAAAAGTTAAAGCATTCGCAGAAGTTCAAGACAAATATATCGAGGAATTAACTTCGATAGAAAACGAACTGGCAAAAAGAGGGAAGGAGGCATTGCCTGCTGCAGAGAAGAAAAGACTTCGAGCAAGGAAAAAAGAAATTGAAACAGCGATTGACCAGGAAACAAAAACTCTTGTCAAGCAGCGTTTTGATTATGTGATACCAATCGCTGATATCAAGCGTGCAGGCATTAACTCTATTGGTATTAAGATTGAAAACGATTTGGAACCTCTATTAGAAGAGTTTACCAAATATCGTAAGGAAAACAATCTTTGGAATAAACGACATGCGAATACATCATATCAATATAATTATGATGGTAAGATGACCCGTATACAAGAAGTTGATGGTATAGTCTGCGAACCCGAGGTGTTTTATGGTAAAGATTAGAACGATATGGCAAAGATGACATATAAGTTTCTGCATTTAGCTAACTATAAGGACATTCCTAACTGGAGTGTCCAGTATGCTGATGAAGAAGATCTTGGATTCACCAAGAAATACCCAATGGCAAGGATTGGGTCATTTCTTACACGCAGAAAAGAGGCTATAGATATTCAAGACGGAATAATATATAAACGTGTAACAGTAAGCACAAAAGGTGGTAACATCACTATTAGAGATGAGAAGGATGGAAAATTGATTGGTACCAAAAAGCAATTCGTTATACATGAAGGTCAATTCCTTCTTTCGAAAATCGACGCTCGCAATGGAGCTTATGGTGTCGTTCCTGCAATAGCAGAAGGTGCAATTATTACAGGTAATTTTTGGACTTAC containing:
- a CDS encoding N-6 DNA methylase, translated to MEVQIKENKIYAPLKDKWLVVKPEEEVRQRYICRLVDSYGYDLKQMDQELKVTNSQRGQGAARADIVIWKSAKDKTDSKSAFIVVECKAESVTIRKEDYYQGYNYAAWAGADFFVTTNLKETRVFKVAKGELPKKLEEIVDIPTAEIATDEKKVKELLNQTKAFTRDEFSRLLYKCHNIIRNNDKLSPEAAFDEISKILFIKIRYERDNTGTQIFSKDAFVKLKDAYNSMKSKDAPEFYQFLFEKTKEDFSKDNLFDPNETIRIRETSFEKIVEELQVYNLSTTSDDVKGIAFEKFLGRTFRGELGQFFTPRTIVEFMVSVLDPQEGEYICDPCCGSGGFLIRAFEYVREQIESELEQRKEEVKKQLIPENYDDLKPKEQEAIDAKVSDAFAKMNFEVDVNNAKGRLRSLSFDCIYGTDANPRMARTAKMNMIMHGDGHGGVHHHDGLLNVNGIWEGRFDVILTNPPFGARVDKDIKISEADKFTDEAKIKAYVKRYGKEYLTALRQVNDHIGESLLDQFGVGKMSGLTEVLFIDRCLNLLKPGGRLGIVLPEGVLNNTNLQNVREYFESRAKILLIVSIPQDVFMAAGATVKPSLMFFKRFTEEEQAQYNGIKVKAFAEVQDKYIEELTSIENELAKRGKEALPAAEKKRLRARKKEIETAIDQETKTLVKQRFDYVIPIADIKRAGINSIGIKIENDLEPLLEEFTKYRKENNLWNKRHANTSYQYNYDGKMTRIQEVDGIVCEPEVFYGKD